A DNA window from Pyrus communis chromosome 3, drPyrComm1.1, whole genome shotgun sequence contains the following coding sequences:
- the LOC137729360 gene encoding uncharacterized protein: MARAAPATARELLAASFSGMVFGFLEDGHEFPESCGSSDGSQENDAFLLDEEEEAGDQEEEDKRFWEKQHQLLQATLYRTSSLETRIRSLTREAVKEIQRSGTECGCGKPMASGCRSCLMREVSGRLSNAGYNSAMCKSKWRSSPDIPSGEHSFLDVVNNSSLKKGEVRVIIELNFRDEFEMARASNEYNDLVQKLPEVFVGKVERLQSLIKILCSAAKKCMKEKKMHMGPWRKQKYMQAKWLGPCKRTTSTPLLAVGDSARLRPKPKESMLTVDLLEMVHNRHCMTVVQVV, translated from the exons ATGGCAAGAGCAGCTCCGGCCACCGCTCGAGAGTTATTAGCGGCGAGTTTTTCCGGCATGGTTTTCGGGTTCCTCGAAGACGGCCACGAGTTTCCGGAAAGTTGCGGCAGCAGCGACGGAAGCCAAGAAAATGACGCCTTTTTGTTAGATGAAGAAGAGGAAGCCGGAGatcaggaggaggaggacaagAGGTTTTGGGAAAAACAGCACCAACTTTTACAA GCTACCTTATACAGGACTAGTTCTCTAGAGACGAGGATTAGAAGTTTGACAAGGGAGGCGGTGAAGGAGATACAGCGGTCAGGGACGGAGTGTGGTTGCGGGAAACCGATGGCGAGCGGTTGCCGGAGCTGCCTCATGAGAGAAGTTTCCGGCAGACTTAGCAATGCTGGTTACAACAGTGCCATGTGCAAGTCTAAGTGGAGGAGTTCACCGGACATTCCTTCAG GAGAGCACTCATTTTTGGATGTGGTGAACAATTCAAGTCTAAAGAAGGGGGAGGTGAGGGTGATCATAGAGCTGAACTTCAGAGACGAATTCGAGATGGCTCGAGCGAGCAACGAATACAACGATCTGGTTCAAAAACTCCCTGAAGTTTTTGTCGGCAAAGTTGAGAGACTGCAAAGCCtgattaaaattttatgttCTGCCGCCAAGAAATgcatgaaggaaaagaaaatgcacaTGGGGCCATGGAGGAAGCAGAAGTACATGCAAGCAAAGTGGCTCGGCCCCTGCAAAAGAACAACATCGACGCCACTTCTGGCCGTGGGAGACTCCGCCAGGCTGCGACCGAAGCCTAAGGAGTCGATGCTGACCGTAGATTTGCTAGAGATGGTGCATAACAGGCATTGCATGACAGTAGTTCAAGTTGTGTGA